The proteins below are encoded in one region of Apium graveolens cultivar Ventura chromosome 4, ASM990537v1, whole genome shotgun sequence:
- the LOC141721224 gene encoding mannan endo-1,4-beta-mannosidase 7-like: MRNWGLHLLLVLFLFVQHGTNIKVSADNEFISSNGVHFILNGSYYYANGFNAYWLMVVASDPSQTDKVSSLFQEAVSNGLALARTWAFNDGGSQALQFSPGVYNEQMFQGLDFVIYEAGRYGIKLILSLVNNYKDYGGKSQYVNWARDQGQSISSDDDFYTNSLVKGFYKNHINTVLNRRNSITGVSYKDDNTIMAWELMNEARCTSDPSGNTLQAWITEMASYVKSVDTKHLLEVGLEGFYGESAPADKQFNLTVKLGTDFIANNQIPSIDFATIHLYPDQWIPDSDEETQQAFSENWINTHIQDTRAILQKPLLVAEFGWKNTGFDTKTREELLRSVYSDIYLSARCGGVAAGSMFWQLLAEGLDSYRDGYEVVLDESHTTACLISEQSQKLIRIREMFARRRHTKENETMNNNVGC; this comes from the exons ATGAGGAACTGGGGTCTCCACCTTCTGTTGGTTCTTTTCTTGTTTGTTCAGCATGGAACAAATATTAAGGTTTCAGCAGACAATGAGTTCATTAGCAGCAATGGAGTGCACTTTATACTGAACGGTAGCTATTACTATGCAAATGGATTTAATGCTTATTGGCTAATGGTTGTGGCTTCTGATCCATCTCAAACGGATAAAGTATCTTCTCTATTTCAAGAAGCAGTATCAAATGGCCTTGCACTTGCAAGAACTTGGGCATTTAATGATGGTGGATCTCAAGCTCTGCAGTTCTCTCCTGGCGTTTATAATGAACAAATGTTTCAG GGGTTAGATTTTGTGATATATGAAGCCGGAAGATATGGGATTAAGCTAATACTGAGCCTGGTGAATAACTATAAGGACTATGGAGGGAAGAGTCAGTATGTGAACTGGGCAAGAGACCAGGGACAGAGCATATCATCTGATGATGATTTCTATACCAATTCTCTGGTGAAAGGATTCTACAAAAACCACATAAAC ACTGTTCTGAACAGGCGCAACAGCATTACAGGAGTTTCTTATAAAGATGATAATACTATAATGGCCTGGGAGCTTATGAACGAAGCTAGATGCACTTCAGACCCATCCGGAAACACTCTACAG GCTTGGATCACGGAGATGGCTTCTTATGTGAAATCAGTGGACACGAAGCATTTACTAGAAGTTGGCTTGGAAGGATTTTATGGAGAGTCTGCACCTGCGGACAAACAATTCAATCTAACTGTCAAACTAGGAACAGATTTTATAGCAAATAATCAAATTCCCAGCATTGATTTTGCCACGATACACTTATATCCTGATCAATG GATACCAGATTCTGATGAAGAAACCCAACAAGCATTTTCGGAAAACTGGATTAACACGCACATCCAAGACACTCGAGCAATTCTCCAGAAGCCACTTCTAGTTGCTGAGTTTGGATGGAAAAACACTGGTTTTGACACAAAAACGAGGGAGGAGCTGCTTCGTTCAGTTTATTCAGACATTTACTTGTCAGCTAGGTGTGGAGGTGTAGCTGCAGGCAGCATGTTTTGGCAACTACTGGCAGAAGGATTGGATTCATATAGGGATGGTTATGAAGTAGTGCTTGATGAAAGCCATACGACTGCATGTTTAATTTCCGAACAGTCACAAAAACTCATTCGGATCCGGGAAATGTTTGCCAGGCGGAGGCATACGAAGGAGAACGAAACTATGAACAACAATGTCGGATGCTGA
- the LOC141721226 gene encoding proteasome subunit alpha type-1-B-like, producing MFRNQYDTDVTTWSPAGRLFQVEYAMEAVKQGSAAIGLRSKTHVVLACVNKSNSELSSHQKKIFKADDHIGVAIAGLTADGRVLSRYMRSECINYSYSYESPLPVGRLVVQLADKAQVCTQRSWKRPYGVGLLVAGLDESGAHLYYNCPSGNYFEYQAFAIGSRSQAAKTYLERKFESFSSSSRENLLKDALFAIRETLQGERLTSSICTVAVLGVGEAFQILDQKTVQALIDAFEIAGEEAPAAEGDAPAPDLGAAEPGPAADQGPPAQPDIAPMDI from the exons ATGTTTCGCAACCAATACGACACCGACGTGACCACCTGGAGCCCGGCGGGCCGTTTATTCCAAGTGGAGTACGCAATGGAGGCTGTTAAACAAGGCTCAGCTGCAATTGGTCTTCGATCTAAGACTCACGTGGTTCTGGCCTGCGTTAATAAGTCTAATTCAGAGCTTTCTTCTCATCAGAAGAAGATCTTTAAGGCTGATGATCATATTGGAGTGGCTATTGCGGGTCTTACTGCTGATGGACGTGTTTTGTCTCGGTATATGAGATCTGAGTGTATTAATTATAGTTATTCTTATGAGTCTCCTCTTCCTGTCGGTCGTCTTGTTGTTCAGCTCGCTGATAAGGCtcag GTTTGCACTCAGCGCTCATGGAAACGACCCTATGGTGTTGGTCTGCTGGTAGCTGGTTTGGACGAATCTGGAGCTCACCTCTATTACAATTGTCCAAGTGGTAATTATTTTGAGTATCAAGCTTTCGCAATTGGCTCTCGCTCACAAGCTGCGAAGACATACTTGGAACGTAAATTTGAGAGCTTTAGCAGCTCTTCTAGGGAAAACCTATTGAAGGATGCACTATTTGCCATAAGGGAAACCTTGCAAGGTGAAAGGCTTACGAGCTCCATTTGTACTGTTGCTGTGCTAGGAGTAGGAGAGGCATTTCAGATATTGGATCAAAAAACTGTACAAGCTCTAATTGATGCATTTGAGATAGCTGGAGAAGAAGCTCCTGCTGCTGAAGGTGATGCTCCAGCTCCAGACCTAGGGGCAGCTGAACCAGGCCCTGCTGCTGACCAGGGACCCCCAGCCCAGCCAGATATAGCTCCTATGGACATTTGA
- the LOC141717225 gene encoding protein RER1B-like translates to MEGVLGEGASPLAPLATLRNDFSKVFQYYLDKSTPLPVHRWLGTLGVVVVYLLRVYILQGFYIVTYALGIYILNLLIGFLSPKVDPELEALDGAELPTKESDEFRPFIRRLPEFKFWYAITKAFCVAFLMTFFSLFDVPVFWPILLCYWLVLFVLTMKRQIMHMIKYKYVPLNLGKQTYSGKRSSPNSPRD, encoded by the exons ATGGAGGGAGTGCTGGGTGAAGGTGCCTCACCATTGGCACCGCTAGCTACGTTGAGAAATGATTTCTCGAAGGTGTTTCAGTATTATTTGGATAAGTCCACTCCTCTTCCAGTCCATAGGTGGCTAGGAACTCTCGGTGTTGTGGTTGTGTATCTCTTACGGGTTTATATACTTCAAGGCTTCTACATTGTCACTTATGCACTTGGAATCTATATTCTGAATCTGCTGATTGGTTTTCTTTCACCTAAAGTTGATCCTGAATTGGAAGCTTTGGATGGGGCTGAGTTACCTACAAAGGAATCTGATGAGTTTAGGCCTTTCATTCGTCGGCTTCCAGAGTTCAAGTTCTG GTATGCAATCACCAAGGCTTTCTGTGTAGCCTTTTTGATGACTTTCTTTTCATTGTTTGATGTCCCTGTTTTCTGGCCTATACTGCTCTGCTACTGGCTTGTTCTATTTGTTCTCACAATGAAGCGTCAAATCATGCACATGATTAAATACAAATATGTCCCTCTCAACTTAGGAAAGCAG ACATACTCCGGGAAGAGGAGCTCTCCAAATTCACCACGGGACTAA
- the LOC141721222 gene encoding uncharacterized protein LOC141721222 — protein sequence MESRHPNKKFPDTHTGKNAYTDIFSGSANLGPQRVQQDYNLIFSNSSASSIPVLDLPEDSRFVEFSGLELDYSHVFRGLNDDQAIGVSYQDLKKSSSNIRTQSGTLNSSEHSIVPEENQLFTSEASFQSIDDNKRFKMSYHKTRAGSKDGSSGTIHVAQFHPEPGFTNFVDDSTMQELEVDKPDPSVRSDIRRKLDISDRILESKYTKKGMPHLLRREGDHRTKLYDGGSLLNEHGINLTPHTSKERLPPRVTANFENNYGFTKKTMPSSSKAPKGIPSQHAADDNNSLPFFGEEFDVNSAAAVSAAALKDAIQKAKESIRIAKEVMERKMGGLRSRSDRVSEDGLRVKDREKNSTTHDGNGTYDINGKDTCETVDSVPNFPSGRRKSTFRREQDAPDFKDNETTFNSWKVINDGQAQNRPKTGMREPALATTINVEKNRTSSSSPRQQVVGNRKIAQFILKHECNANERNLTKETLTIQEIIVEKQTDNEKAHGLGSIRKKLHADVMEKASAENVDKLSRHVEMEKTLIFQEGGNDFKTGIEFQQKIDYEMKYDYRELKDADFEKMIDITRKQDQSKQHANSQQEDMEKTTANFDKIYECRQRTISNEDIEEDRFEDACEWVQNEDESTDLLGSVSNEAEENSTCMAEVTERGRKLARIYAPTNEEKRSKIVHDYTESGKNFRELELVASRNGFKSYGYEKYEKKQIETSEIEVPQPAEYESGVIREIDLWGHDTSANITETQGMTDENSKVEQGNDTSRIIDKATNNVHDFKVREAEETNVATKLIKIEPFKSDTSVQGGAEDSETMKNTKTVFEVLPSEGSIPKVGLTDEDLKNSEAEHRDKNSESNINPDNDPRISVSIYIGNAYAFAEGGNYCDSEALKIPPAMSNAEIRHAVIMKNIEAYSRPCMSSKNEKVIKVDEEMGARRNTQMNGNSLRKTAAAEEKETKTDEGMKIDNFMEVNEPKNFKALKEHEYHRKVYEESKRERQHEIDRIAAGRIIQEARDRAFAGAREKAERDSVERTTAEVQQRLMAETHEKLEKATTAVKHSVEKASIEAKLRSERAAVERATAEARERALEKVLQRPDDTYIESAQRSKARLERQERIMERVTKALAEKNMRDLLAQKEEAEKIILAESLDAQIKRWSTGKEGNLRALLSTLQYILGPGSGWQPISLTDIITSNAVKKAYRKATLYVHPDKLQQRGASIREKYICEKVFDLLKVGWGRFSSDER from the exons ATGGAGTCTCGTCACCCCAACAAAAAATTTCCCGATACGCACACCGGTAAAAACGCGTACACCGACATCTTTTCCGGTTCGGCGAACCTTGGACCTCAAAGAGTACAACAAGACTATAACCTCATTTTCAGCAACTCCAGTGCTTCTTCGATACCCGTTCTTGATCTTCCTGAAGATAGTCGTTTTGTCGAATTTTCGGGTTTAGAGCTTGATTATTCTCATGTTTTTCGAGGTTTAAATGATGATCAAGCTATAGGTGTTTCTTATCAAGACTTGAAAAAGTCTTCTAGCAATATCAg GACTCAGTCGGGAACTTTGAATAGTTCAGAGCACTCAATAGTTCCTGAAGAAAATCAATTGTTTACCTCTGAAGCTTCATTCCAGTCAATTGATGATAATAAGCGCTTTAAGATGTCCTATCATAAGACCAGAGCAGGAAGCAAAGATGGGTCCAGTGGAACAATACATGTAGCTCAGTTCCATCCAGAACCTGGATTTACCAATTTTGTTGATGATAGCACTATGCAAGAGTTAGAGGTTGATAAGCCAGATCCCTCAGTAAGAAGTGATATTCGTCGCAAATTGGATATCAGTGATCGGATACTGGAAAGTAAATATACCAAAAAGGGCATGCCACACCTTCTAAGAAGAGAAGGTGATCACAGGACTAAACTTTATGACGGTGGCTCTCTACTTAATGAACATGGGATTAACCTGACACCACATACTTCTAAAGAGCGACTACCGCCACGTGTGACAGctaattttgaaaataattatgGTTTTACAAAGAAAACAATGCCTTCCAGTTCCAAGGCTCCCAAAGGTATTCCATCACAACATGCTGCAGATGATAATAATTCACTGCCTTTCTTTGGTGAGGAATTTGATGTAAACTCAGCTGCTGCAGTCTCTGCAGCTGCACTTAAAGATGCAATACAAAAGGCTAAAGAAAGTATACGAATTGCAAAGGAAGTGATGGAAAGAAAAATGGGTGGATTGCGAAGTCGGTCGGACCGGGTATCCGAGGACGGGTTGAGAGTAAAAGATAGGGAAAAGAATTCTACAACACATGATGGAAACGGAACCTATGATATAAATGGAAAAGACACATGTGAAACTGTTGATTCTGTGCCAAATTTTCCATCTGGTAGACGGAAGAGTACATTTAGACGTGAACAAGATGCTCCAGACTTTAAAGACAATGAGACAACTTTTAACTCATGGAAGGTCATAAATGACGGACAGGCACAAAATCGTCCCAAAACAGGAATGCGAGAACCAGCGCTTGCTACAACAATAAATGTTGAGAAGAACAGAACATCTTCATCATCACCTCGTCAGCAGGTGGTAGGCAATAGGAAAATTGCACAGTTCATACTTAAGCATGAGTGTAATGCCAATGAAAGGAATTTGACCAAGGAAACCTTGACTATCCAAGAAATTATTGTTGAGAAACAGACAGATAATGAGAAAGCTCATGGACTGGGGTCCATTAGGAAGAAACTACATGCTGATGTGATGGAAAAGGCGTCAGCCGAAAATGTAGATAAATTAAGCAGACATGTGGAAATGGAAAAGACTCTAATTTTCCAAGAGGGTGGAAATGACTTTAAGACTGGGATAGAGTTCCAACAGAAGATCGATTATGAGATGAAATACGATTACCGTGAGTTAAAGGATGCTGATTTTGAGAAGATGATAGATATAACACGAAAGCAAGATCAGAGCAAGCAGCACGCAAATTCTCAACAAGAAGACATGGAGAAGACAACAGCAAATTTTGATAAAATATATGAGTGCAGACAAAGAACTATCAGCAACGAGGATATAGAAGAGGATAGATTTGAAGATGCATGTGAATGGGTACAAAATGAAGATGAATCAACTGACCTTTTGGGCAGTGTAAGTAATGAGGCTGAAGAAAATTCCACCTGTATGGCAGAAGTCACTGAGAGGGGAAGGAAACTGGCGAGAATATATGCACCAACAAATGAGGAGAAGAGGTCAAAAATTGTTCACGATTATACAGAAAGTGGAAAGAATTTTAGGGAGCTTGAGCTAGTAGCAAGTAGAAATGGTTTTAAAAGCTATGGATATGAAAAATATGAGAAGAAACAAATTGAAACCAGTGAGATAGAAGTACCTCAGCCTGCTGAATATGAAAGTGGTGTTATTCGAGAAATTGACTTGTGGGGTCATGACACAAGCGCTAACATTACAGAAACTCAAGGAATGACTGATGAAAATTCAAAAGTAGAACAGGGAAATGATACAAGTAGAATCATAGACAAAGCTACCAACAATGTCCATGACTTCAAAGTACGCGAGGCGGAAGAAACTAATGTGGCAACCAAACTAATTAAAATAGAACCTTTTAAATCTGATACCTCGGTTCAAGGCGGTGCTGAAGACAGTGAGACTATGAAAAACACAAAAACTGTCTTCGAGGTCCTTCCTTCTGAAGGCAGTATACCAAAGGTTGGTCTAACTGATGAGGACCTTAAAAACTCCGAAGCTGAACATAGAGACAAAAACTCCGAATCAAACATAAATCCTGACAATGATCCCCGGATATCAGTCAGCATATATATAGGGAATGCTTATGCTTTTGCAGAGGGTGGAAATTATTGTGACAGTGAAGCATTAAAAATTCCTCCTGCTATGTCTAATGCAGAAATACGACATGCAGTGATTATGAAGAATATTGAAGCATATTCCAGGCCTTGTATGTCCAGTAAAAATGAGAAAGTCATAAAAGTTGATGAAGAAATGGGGGCAAGAAGAAATACACAAATGAATGGGAATAGTTTACGTAAAACTGCTGCAGCAGAAGAAAAGGAAACAAAGACCGATGAAGGGATGAAAATAGATAACTTTATGGAAGTTAATGAACCAAAAAACTTCAAAGCACTGAAAGAACATGAGTACCACAGAAAAGTGTATGAAGAAAGCAAAAGGGAGAGACAGCATGAAATAGATAGAATTGCTGCTGGAAGAATAATTCAGGAAGCTCGTGACAGGGCATTTGCTGGAGCAAGAGAAAAGGCAGAAAGAGATTCTGTGGAAAGAACAACTGCAGAAGTTCAACAAAGACTAATGGCCGAGACACACGAAAAGCTTGAGAAAGCTACCACTGCAGTAAAACATTCAGTTGAAAAAGCTTCGATAGAAGCCAAGCTTAGGTCAGAACGTGCTGCAGTAGAGAGAGCCACAGCGGAGGCTCGAGAACGAGCCCTAGAAAAG GTCCTTCAGAGACCTGACGACACTTATATTGAATCAGCTCAGAGGAGTAAAGCAAGGTTGGAAAGGCAAGAGAGGATAATGGAGCGTGTG ACAAAAGCCCTTGCCGAAAAGAATATGCGTGATCTTCTTGCACAGAAAGAGGAAGCTGAAAAAATT ATACTAGCAGAATCTCTTGATGCCCAGATCAAAAGATGGTCCACTGGGAAGGAGGGGAACTTGCGCGCATTGCTCTCAACTCTCCAATAT ATCCTTGGTCCTGGTAGTGGTTGGCAACCAATATCTCTAACAGATATTATAACATCTAATGCTGTAAAGAAAGCTTACAGAAAAGCCACCCTCTACGTTCATCCAGACAAGCTGCAGCAGAGAGGGGCAAGCATACGGGAAAAGTATATATGCGAGAAGGTTTTTGATCTGCTTAAG GTAGGTTGGGGCAGATTCAGTTCAGACGAGAGGTGA